The Pirellulales bacterium genome contains the following window.
GAACCCTTCACCGCCGAACAGGCCGGCGAGAATCTTCTTCTGGAAGGCGATGCCGATCTGCACGCCGCGCGCGGCGCACAAGAAAGAGTCTTTCTGGCAAATCAACTCGCCGCCCATCTGGCTCAGGTCGAGCGGTAGGATCGACCCGGGATAGGGCGCGGCGAATGCCACCTGCTCGCGGCGCGAGCCCTCGTTGTAAAACGTGGTCATGAACAGCGATTCGCCGGTCAGGATGCGCTTGCCGGCCGACATCACTTTGCCCAAGAAGCCTGTCGCTTGCGCCGACGGATCGCCGAAGACCGTTTGCATCCTGATCCCCGGCGACATGTACATCATGCCGCCCGACTCGGCCGTGACCATCTCGCCAGGGTCGAGCGTGATCTCGACGTATTGCATCTCCTGGCCGAACAGCTCGTAGTCGATCTCGTCGGCACGGCGCCCCGAGGGAGGAGGCGGTGGCGCCGCGCCACCGCTCATTCGCTCGACGATGGCCTGCACGTGGCGGGCCTCGATCCAACTGTTCACGCCGGGGCCGTAGACCAGCGTTTGCGGCCCTTGCGCTTGGGGCAATCGCGCGACAAGCTCGTCGAGCGACATCGGGCCTACGGAATTGTTTCCCTGAGCGTAGTACCAGGCAGGATCGGCCGGCATGGGGTTCCTCGGGCAGCTTGCGTGGGGCGACGGGCAGACGCCTGGGAATGCATTCGGCGGGCGCCTGCGAATCTTGCTGCCGCTATCTTGCCGGCCGACCAAACAGCGTGGCAAGCGGATCTGGCAACACGGATCGTCGCGGCCTAGGCAGCCGGCACCGCGCCTCTAGAATAGGGCGTTTTCGGCCCCTGTCATCCGGTCTTGCGAAAAACTCCATGCCCGAACCTCTGGTGCATCCCTGTTCGTTCCAGCCCGAAGCGCGGGCCGAATTTCTCCCGGAAAAGATGGGCAAGGCAACGCTGTTCGAGTCGCCCCGGCTCTTGGTCGGGCTGAATTGCTTCGAGCCGGGCCAGGAACATGCCCTGCATGCCCATGCCGGACAGGACAAGGTGTATCACGTCTTGGCAGGCAACGGCCTGTTCCTGCTCGAGGACCGCGAACTGGATTTGCGGCCGGGGCTGATGCTTGTGGCGCCCGAGGGCGTACCGCACGGCATCCGAAACACGGGTCGTGATCGTCTCGTCGTGCTGGCCATCTTGGCGCCGGCGCCGCGGGCGGCCAACCCCGCGACGCGAGGGACTACGCAGCCATGATGCCCGGCGACTTCTTCATTGGTCCGATCGGTCCGATCGAAATCTTGACGATTCTCCTCACGATGATCGTGTGGATCCTTACCGCGCTGGGAATCGCGGTCCGGCGCCAGGTGGGCGACGTGATCGCCGAGACGCCGCAAACGCGGCTCGGCCAGGCGTTGCATTGGGGTCCACTCGTGCTGCTGGCGATCAGCTTTGCGGTGCAGGCAGGCCAGAAGGATTTCGATCTGGTCGCGCTGTCGCGCGGTCCGCTGGCGTTGGTGTTGCTCGTCAGCCTGATCGTGGCCTACCGGCTGGGCGTTCGATGGGGGCGCTGGACCATCGGCACCCAAGGCATCGCCCATCACAGTCTGCAATTCTGGCCCTGGGACGATCTTGCGGGCTACCGGTTCGAGGGTGCCGCCGGCGAAGCCTTGAAGCTGAGCTTTCCGGGCGGCAGCCTGAGCGTGCCCACACCATCGGCGCTCAGGGCCAACGTCGAAGCCGTGCTGCGTCGCCTCCACGCGCCAGCCCAGTCGCCCTGAGCGGCGCCAACCCAGTCGCTCAGAGCGGCGCCGGCCGGGCGACGCTTCATGTCCACGAATGCGGCTGGCCCGTCGATTCGAGCACGCTGAGCCAGAGATCGCCTTCTGGTTCGACGCGCCTGCGTGCGGCAATCACGGCCTGCATGGGCAGGTGTACGTAGCGCTCGTGCCATTGCCCGACGACCATGGCCGTCTTCCCGGCCATCGCCGCATGGACGGCGTTTTGGGCCAGCCGCCAGCAGTAGACGCCGTCGGTGGCGTTGGCCGGCTGGCTACGGATCATGTAGCTCGGGTCGAGATACTTGAGGTTGACCTCCCGGCCGAGTTGCTTGAAGTGATCGCGAATGGCGTCGGCCAGAAAGGGGCCGACGTCGTGCAGCTTGACGTTGCCCGAAGCGTCATGGCGTGCCGGGCTGTCGCTCCAGATGTTTTGTCCTGCGCCTTCGGCCACGACCACCACGGCATGTCCTCGCCGTTCGAGACGCGTTCCGAGAGAGTGCAGGAATCCGCGCGGACCATCGAGCTGTAGCGGTACCTCGGGGATCAGCGTGAAATTCACATGGCTCGTGGCCAGGGTCGCCAGGCAGGCGATGAATCCTGAGTGCCGTCCCATCAACTTGACCAGGCCGACGCCGTTGGGGGCGCCCGTGGCCTCGTTGTGTGCCCCGACGATCACGTCGACGGCCTGTTCATAAGCGGTGCCAAAGCCAAAGCTCTGGTCGAGGTACATGATGTCGTTGTCGATCGTCTTGGGGACGCCGACCACCGCAATCGGCAGCCCGCGCCGGGCGACTTCAGCGGCGATCGCCAGCGCGCCGCGCAGGGTGCCGTCGCCGCCGATGGTGAACAGGACGTTGACCCCCAGGTCGACGAGGCAGTCGACCATCTCGGCAGGCTCCTGGGGCCCGCGCGACGACGACAACAGCGTTCCGCCGCGAAGATGAATCTCGCTGACGTCGTGTACCGTCAGCCGCAGGGCTTCGCCGCGATGGGCGCGCGTCAGCCCCTGGTAGCCGTAACGAAAACCGAGGCACTCGCGGACGCCGTAGCGATAGTGGGCCACCGTCACCAGCCCCCGGACGACGTTATTCAGACCCGGACACAGGCCACCGCAGGTGACGATGCCGATCCGGGTATGCGCTGGATCGAAATAGATCGCTTCGCGTGGGCCCGCTAGTTCGATGGTCGGGCGTTCGGCGATCGCCTCGGGCGTCGTAGCCGCGGTGACATGATCGTCGAACAAGATCCGCTCGTCGTCGCCGACGAAATAGCAGGCGCGCGCCGTGTCGGTGCCGCCGGCCACGATCGGCGATGGATGCTTGCATCGGCCCAGCGAGGCGATTGAAAAATCAGGCACATGGTTCACGTACGGCCCCCTCTCGGTTGCGGACAGTAGGCGCGCACGCTAGCGGTGGGCAAGCTGGCCTGCCTTGACGATGCCGCCCTGGAGCACGGCCACGAATCGCGTGCGATCTTCGAGCAAGCGGATATCGGCCAGGACGTCGCCATCGACGACGAGGCAGTCACCCAGCTTACCCGATTCGAGCGTACCGAATTCGTCCAGCCGGCCCATGATCGCGGCGCCATTACGCGTCGCGCAGGTAATCACTTCGAGCGGTGAAAAGCCGACCCGCTCGACGAAGAAGGTCAGCTCCTTGGCATACGTCCCGTGCGGGTTCCAGGCAAAGCCATAATCGCCGCCCATGCCCAGGCAGCCGCCGGCACGCAGGATGAGCTGTGCGCTGGCGATGCCTCCTTCAAGTGTTTCCCGGTGGCCGTCGACAACGCGCTGCGACATGCCGAAGTCGGGACCTCGGTCGATGCTGGCCTGTTCGAATTGCAATGCAGGCACGACAGGCGTCTGCCGCGCGAGCAGCATGTCGAGTGCTTCTTGGTCCATGAACGTGCCGTGTTCGAGCGTGTCGAAGCCGGCACGCAGGGCGTTCTTGATGCCCTCCGTGGCACGGCAATGTCCGGTGACCTTGCGGTGGTAATTGTGCGCCTCGCTGACCACGGCAGTCATCTCTTCGAGCGTCATGCACAGCGTATGGTGATCGGCCGAATCGGGCGCCGCCGCGTCGCCAGTCGGATAGGTCTTGATCCATTCGACACCATCCTTGACCAGCTTACGCACGGCCTTGCGGCCCTCGTTCGGACCATTGATCAGGATCACCAGCCCTTCCATGCCCAGCTGCAGATGGTCCGGGTTCCAATCCATCAACCCGCCGGCGCCGCAAATCTCTCGACCGCTGGCGGCCAAACGGGGCCCCGGGCAAAGGTCCTCCTCGATCGCCCTCTTCAACCAGACGTCGATATTGTGCAGGCTGCCGCCGCTGCGCGCGGCCGTGTATCCGCATTCCAGCACCAGGCGTGCGTTGGCCGCGGCCAACAAGGTGACGTATTCGACGGGGTACTTGATATCCAAGTCGGCCAGCTCGGCCACGTTGAAATATGTCGGATGAAAGTGTGCCTCGACCAGCCCGGGGAGCACGGTCCCCTCGGGGGCTTCGATCGTCGCGGCCTCAGGCGGCGTGGGCGGGGCCGCCGCGCGCGGACCGGCATAGACGATTCGCCCGTCGCGAATCACCAGTGCCGCATCGCGAACGGGAGCATTGCCCGTTCCGTCGACCAACTGGAGGGCTCGAACGACGGTTGTTCCCTTGGCGGTTCGCATGGCGTGGCCCGTTGCTCCAGAACCTAGGCTCGGACGGCTTCGATCAAGGCGTGCACGGTGCGCTGGACCGACTCGGTCTCGGTCCAGTGAATCAAATGCCCCGAGCCGGGAAAATCGACGACCGTGCAATCGTGCAAGGAGGTTGCCAATTCGTCCGCCTCGGCGTGCGACAGCATGCCGCCTAGCTCGGGTTTGCCGCGCAAGAGCAGCACGGGGCATTTGACCGCCGCGATGACGGCCGAGCGATCGTAGCCGCGCTGCCAGGTCGCTTCGACGAGCGGCGTGTAAACGGCCGGATCGACCTGGGCCAGGCACCGCGCCATGAAGCGCAACGTCAGCGCGTCGCGCACATCGCCGAGCCGGATCTCGCCTTGTCCATTGGGCGCGGCAAAGCGCAAATCCGCCAGCCGCTGAGCGAGCTGCTGCGCCGGTGGCCGCTTGAGTAGCAGCCGCTGGATCGCGGCGAATTGGGGCACGAAAGGCCAGTTCGCCAGATCGTCTCCCAGGGCCGCCAGTGGTGGGTCTTCGAGCACGAGGGCCGCGACCTGCTCGGGGCGCCTTGCCGCGACCGCCATGGCGACCAGCGCGCCGAGCGAATGACCGTAGACGACCGCCGGGTAGCCGCCCTGGCGGAGCGCGGCCAGCGCATCGTCGACGTAATCGACGACCAGGTACGAAGTGGCCCGCGTCGAATGGCCGTGGCCGCGAAAATCGAGAGCGTGGATCTGCCAACGCGGCAACAGGCCGGCCAGCAGCGGCACAAAGTCCTGCCAACGCCGGCCGATTCCGTGCAATAAGAGCAGCGGCGGTCCGTGCTTCGGTCCGCTGGCCAGATTCAACCGGTCGTGGTGGCCGTCGAAGGCCTGTTCTTGAATGAGCATGGGGTAGCGTGGAGCGTAAAGCAGCGTCGGTTGAGGAGGCCATCGACCGCACGCACCGTATGCAGCGAGCGTGTCAAGGGTAACCCGCGCGGCAGCCTAAGAGCAGCGGCCCGCGCGTGTCAAGCAGCGGCGCGATGATGTTGCGTGTTTTCCTGCCGGCCGCGGGGCAAGGCATCGCGAAGATGACCTGCCGCTGCACGCCGAATTGCATGTACCGGCGGCTTGCCGGGCGCATTACTGGCGGACGTCCAGCAGTTCGATAAGTCGGGCGACCCAAGGCTCGACGCGCGGTGCATCGACCAACGCCAAGGCGTGTTGCCACAGCGCCTCGCGCGCCGCGGCCGAGTAACCGGACGTCAGTCGATCGAACTTCCGGCGATACGCGCCCGCATCGGGTGCATAGGGGGCCAGTAGGATCGCCGGGTCGTAGCGGCCGGCGAGCGTTCGCCCGTCCCTTAGTTCGACCTCGAGCAATCCGTTGTGTTGGGGATCGGTCGTTGCGCGCACGAGTCGGGCCAATTGCTGCACGGCATCGGCGTTCCAATGCTCCGGATGGTAATCGTCGAGATAGGCATCGCCGCGCACCAGGAACAAGGCGACGCCGAGATTCACATTGAGCTGCGCCTCGACGGTGCTGGCCGGCGCGCGGTATGCGTTGATCTTCTTGATGTACAGGCTACTGGCCGGCTGGGTCGTGTGAATCGTGATGGTGCGCACCTGTTCGGCCCCGAACGGCGTGGCGCGTTGGAGCGTTTGCAAGATCTCCAGCCAGGGGATCACGCCCTGTGAGCAGGCGAAGAACTTTGGCTTGACGTGCAGCACGCCTTCCCAGGCCATCAGCGGCGCTCGCAGCTCGTCCGCTCGATCGGTAAAGCCCAGCACCGCCAACAGGCCCGCTTCGCCCTCGAGGGCGTGGTGCGCCCCTTGAAAACCGGCCCGCGCCAACGCGGCGCTTTCGACGGCCAGCCACTGCGACCGGGCAACGTGAATCCGCTTTTCGTCGCTACCATCGCGGTAGTATTGAAACGTGCCGTTGGCACCGCTGGCGGCCAGACCCAGGGCCGAGGCGATTTGTGCGGTCGATTGTCCTTCGAGTCGAGCCACGGCCGCCGCCGCGCCGACGCCGCCGCAGACGCTCGAAGGCATCCACCCCTTGGCATGCAACTCGCCCTCGGGTTGATGATTCAACACAAAGCCCAAGCGATCGCTCACGCCAAACGAGATGGCCAGCGCGGTGAACAACTCGCGCCCGGTCGTCTGAGCCCGTTCGGCCGCGGCCAAGGCGCCAGGCACGGCGATGCAAGAGGCCCGTAGCGAGCTGCGCAGGTTGCTGTCGTCGATCTCGTGGCCGTGGATTGCAAACGCATTGATGGCGGCGGCCTGCCCCGTGGGCACCCGGGTGCCGCCGACGAGCTCTGTGGCTTCAGCCCGGCCCCCGGCAAGAATTGCCCCGGCGTAGCGCTGCACTTCGTCTAATTGTCTGGTGTGCGCCAGCACGCCGACACAATCGGCCACGGTCAGCTTGAGCTTTTCAACCACCGCCGGCGAAAGCTGTTCGAAGCTGGCGCCGTGAATCTCCGCGGCCCAGGCCTCGCAGACGCTGGGTTCGCTGGTGGCGGGATCGGCGGCGCGCAGCGCGGCGCACCAGCACCCGGCGAGGACCAGCCAGGCGAGGAAACCACGGACCGTTCGGCGCGGAAACTCGGTACGGTAAGGCATAACGTGCTCCTCCAGGAGACTCCCGGTCGGTGCTTCGCTCGAACTTGTCGGGCAGCACCGCGAGAGACATTATCCTAACCTCGGCGCGGCCTCGCGCAGCGCGGCGGCCGACGGTATGATGGGTGCCGGAGTTGCCGGGAAATCATTTGTTGGGAGGGTTGCCGTCGTGAGTCGCTTTGAAACGATTGCCGTAGACATCGATCCCCGGGGCGTGGCCCGATTGGCCCTCAACCGGCCCGACGCCCGCAACGCCATGTCGCAGGCGATGATCGGCGAGCTGCGCACGGCGGCGCGCGAGCTGGCGGCCGATTCCCAGGTGCGAGCCATCGTGCTGACGGCCACGGGCGAGGTGTTCTGCGCGGGCGGCGATCTGAAGGGCATGGCCACGCAGGTGCAGCGGACGCGCGACGAGCGGATGGCTGACGCCACCGAGTTGGCCGAGATGCTGGCCGAGATCAACAGCCTGCCGAAGCCGATCATCGGGCGGATCAATGGCTCGGCATTTGGCGGCGGCGTCGGGCTGATTTCGGTGTGCGACCTGGCGATCGGCGTCACGACCGCCAAATTCTGCCTGACCGAAGTCCGGCTCGGACTCATCCCGGCGACGATCTCGCCCTATGTCGTTGCGCGGCTGGGCGTGCCCAATGCTCGGCGCGTGATGCTCAATGCCACGGAGATGGACGGGGCGATGGCCGCGCGGCTGGGCCTGCTGGCCGCGGCGGTCGAGCCGGAGCAGCTCGACGCGGCGGTCGAAGCCGAACTGGCGGCACTGCTGCGTTGCGCGCCCGGCGCCGTGGCCGCTGCCAAGCGGCTGATCGAATTCGTCAGCACGCACGGCACGTCCGAGAACATTCCCTACACGGCCGCGCGCCTGGCCGACTGCTGGGAAAGCGAAGAGCTGGCCGAAGGCATCATGGCCTTCATGGAGAAACGCAAGCCGAAGTGGATCGTGAGTTAGATTATTCACGCAGCAGTTGCGGCCGTGTTCGAGGGCAACGGTCATGGGGCGAATCTGGCAGAGCTGGCGCGCGTGGCTGCGCTTCAGCTTGCGCTCGGTGCTCATTCTGACGACGGTCGTGGCGTTGTCGCTGGCGCATGAACTCAGGGGGCTGCGCAGGCGGCAGGCCGCATACGAAACGCTCTCAGGCTGGGCCAGCGTTTCGAGGACTCCACCGCCGGGCCTTGCGGCGAAGCATGGTGGCCCGCTAGGGACGCGCTCTACCTGGGCAGTACAGCAGGGCGGCACTGTGGGCAAGGTGGGCGGCGCGAACATCGCCGTCCAAACGGAGCGACCGCTCGACTTTTTGCGTTTGCTCCCGCTACGCTTGCGAGTCCGGTTCGCCGCTGCTGCCGCCCCGGGGGCCTTGGATTCTTGCGGCAGGGTGATCTTTCACGTCGGCGCGCCGCAGGATGTGTTGGTGGCCGTTGGCGCCCTGCCCGAGACGCAGTCGATCGAAGCCACGGGCAAAATGGTCGACGACGCGGTCGTTAAACGCTGGTCGCGCTGCCGGATGCTCAAGGTATTGCGCCTGCACGATGTCGGCGTCAGCGATCAAGGGTTACAGGCGGTGGCGAAACTTCCGGAATTGCAGGAATTGTTCATCGAGTCTGCGGCGATCAAGGGCCCCGGTTTGGAGTTCTTGCGCGACCTATCCCGGCTGCGCAAGCTGACCTTGGCAGACGCCGATCTCTCGACATGGCAGCCGACGACGCGTCAATCGTTTCCTGCGATTCACGAGTTGGCCTTGGCCGCATGCCGCGTCGATCGCGCGGCCATCGACAGTTTGACCCGTGGTTACCCGGCCTGCGCCTTGGCGCTACGCGATTGTGATTTGAAGGACGATGCACTGGCGGGCCTGGTCGATTTCCGGGGATCCCTGACGCTGGAGGCATGCAGGTTTTCCGAGAGCGATTGGAAGCTGCCGCCTGCACTGCGGGACTTGAGAATGATCCGCATGGAACTCGCGGATGACACGATGCGCAGGCTGTTCGAGTCCCATGGACTCGTGGGTCTCAGCATATTTCGAGCGAACCTCCCGTTGACGGAGATTCGCCGCCTCAAAGGCTTGCGATCGCTCGAGATTGGCAACCGCGAGCTCGATCAGTCGGACGTGACGGCCCTGGCAGCGCTGGAGACCTTGCAGGAGCTTTCGATCACAGCCTGCCCGCTCGCGCACCTCGAACTCGATGCGTTCAGCCGGATGCCGTCGCTGAAGAAGTTGGTCCTGCGGGGCACGGGGACATCGAAGACGACCGTTGCGCGGATCCAAACCACGCGGCCGGAATTAACCATCGAGGCTCAATAAGCCGGCGACGATGCTTGCCAGCCCGGTGGCGATCACCCTACGGCGTCGCTCAGCAGCGCCTCGGGCAGGTCGACGATTCGCGAGCGGAGGTATTCGCCCAGGCTCTTGGCCTGTGGATCGAAGCGGGTGCTCGACGAGACGCCCTCGCCCAGCAGGCCGACGACGACAAAATTGACGGCCCGCAAGTGGGGGAACT
Protein-coding sequences here:
- a CDS encoding TIGR00266 family protein; its protein translation is MPADPAWYYAQGNNSVGPMSLDELVARLPQAQGPQTLVYGPGVNSWIEARHVQAIVERMSGGAAPPPPPSGRRADEIDYELFGQEMQYVEITLDPGEMVTAESGGMMYMSPGIRMQTVFGDPSAQATGFLGKVMSAGKRILTGESLFMTTFYNEGSRREQVAFAAPYPGSILPLDLSQMGGELICQKDSFLCAARGVQIGIAFQKKILAGLFGGEGFIMQRLTGDGLVMVHAGGALMRRTLAPGETMRVDTGCIVALRPSVTYDIQLTGGVRNTLFGGEGLFLATLTGPGEIWLQSLPFARLAGRILANAPAPGRSGREEGSVLGGFGRLLDGDNS
- a CDS encoding cupin domain-containing protein produces the protein MPEPLVHPCSFQPEARAEFLPEKMGKATLFESPRLLVGLNCFEPGQEHALHAHAGQDKVYHVLAGNGLFLLEDRELDLRPGLMLVAPEGVPHGIRNTGRDRLVVLAILAPAPRAANPATRGTTQP
- a CDS encoding ATP-dependent 6-phosphofructokinase, translating into MNHVPDFSIASLGRCKHPSPIVAGGTDTARACYFVGDDERILFDDHVTAATTPEAIAERPTIELAGPREAIYFDPAHTRIGIVTCGGLCPGLNNVVRGLVTVAHYRYGVRECLGFRYGYQGLTRAHRGEALRLTVHDVSEIHLRGGTLLSSSRGPQEPAEMVDCLVDLGVNVLFTIGGDGTLRGALAIAAEVARRGLPIAVVGVPKTIDNDIMYLDQSFGFGTAYEQAVDVIVGAHNEATGAPNGVGLVKLMGRHSGFIACLATLATSHVNFTLIPEVPLQLDGPRGFLHSLGTRLERRGHAVVVVAEGAGQNIWSDSPARHDASGNVKLHDVGPFLADAIRDHFKQLGREVNLKYLDPSYMIRSQPANATDGVYCWRLAQNAVHAAMAGKTAMVVGQWHERYVHLPMQAVIAARRRVEPEGDLWLSVLESTGQPHSWT
- a CDS encoding amidohydrolase family protein, producing the protein MRTAKGTTVVRALQLVDGTGNAPVRDAALVIRDGRIVYAGPRAAAPPTPPEAATIEAPEGTVLPGLVEAHFHPTYFNVAELADLDIKYPVEYVTLLAAANARLVLECGYTAARSGGSLHNIDVWLKRAIEEDLCPGPRLAASGREICGAGGLMDWNPDHLQLGMEGLVILINGPNEGRKAVRKLVKDGVEWIKTYPTGDAAAPDSADHHTLCMTLEEMTAVVSEAHNYHRKVTGHCRATEGIKNALRAGFDTLEHGTFMDQEALDMLLARQTPVVPALQFEQASIDRGPDFGMSQRVVDGHRETLEGGIASAQLILRAGGCLGMGGDYGFAWNPHGTYAKELTFFVERVGFSPLEVITCATRNGAAIMGRLDEFGTLESGKLGDCLVVDGDVLADIRLLEDRTRFVAVLQGGIVKAGQLAHR
- a CDS encoding alpha/beta hydrolase, with translation MLIQEQAFDGHHDRLNLASGPKHGPPLLLLHGIGRRWQDFVPLLAGLLPRWQIHALDFRGHGHSTRATSYLVVDYVDDALAALRQGGYPAVVYGHSLGALVAMAVAARRPEQVAALVLEDPPLAALGDDLANWPFVPQFAAIQRLLLKRPPAQQLAQRLADLRFAAPNGQGEIRLGDVRDALTLRFMARCLAQVDPAVYTPLVEATWQRGYDRSAVIAAVKCPVLLLRGKPELGGMLSHAEADELATSLHDCTVVDFPGSGHLIHWTETESVQRTVHALIEAVRA
- a CDS encoding MmgE/PrpD family protein yields the protein MPYRTEFPRRTVRGFLAWLVLAGCWCAALRAADPATSEPSVCEAWAAEIHGASFEQLSPAVVEKLKLTVADCVGVLAHTRQLDEVQRYAGAILAGGRAEATELVGGTRVPTGQAAAINAFAIHGHEIDDSNLRSSLRASCIAVPGALAAAERAQTTGRELFTALAISFGVSDRLGFVLNHQPEGELHAKGWMPSSVCGGVGAAAAVARLEGQSTAQIASALGLAASGANGTFQYYRDGSDEKRIHVARSQWLAVESAALARAGFQGAHHALEGEAGLLAVLGFTDRADELRAPLMAWEGVLHVKPKFFACSQGVIPWLEILQTLQRATPFGAEQVRTITIHTTQPASSLYIKKINAYRAPASTVEAQLNVNLGVALFLVRGDAYLDDYHPEHWNADAVQQLARLVRATTDPQHNGLLEVELRDGRTLAGRYDPAILLAPYAPDAGAYRRKFDRLTSGYSAAAREALWQHALALVDAPRVEPWVARLIELLDVRQ
- a CDS encoding crotonase/enoyl-CoA hydratase family protein; its protein translation is MSRFETIAVDIDPRGVARLALNRPDARNAMSQAMIGELRTAARELAADSQVRAIVLTATGEVFCAGGDLKGMATQVQRTRDERMADATELAEMLAEINSLPKPIIGRINGSAFGGGVGLISVCDLAIGVTTAKFCLTEVRLGLIPATISPYVVARLGVPNARRVMLNATEMDGAMAARLGLLAAAVEPEQLDAAVEAELAALLRCAPGAVAAAKRLIEFVSTHGTSENIPYTAARLADCWESEELAEGIMAFMEKRKPKWIVS